The DNA segment TGTGGACGAGCCCTATAGTTTATGGCAGAGCGAGCTTGCGAGCGAGGCTAATAAATAGGGCAAGTTCACAAAACCTAATTATGTACGAATTACATACAAAGCTTTATGTTCGATTGTGAAGTTAAGTTTCTTTtagatacaaaattaatagattctaaaaattacgataatttcgaagtgttctgtttttgtttctgtggttacgaaattatttattaccatatttatttgaaaacgaacagtgtttgtgtttgaaatacgaactgaaatcgtctttatttctagTTGTAATAATGAGCAAAGTAAGTGAAATTGCGGCAAAAGCTAAAGAATCTTGACTACAAagttttctattaattctattcattcctgatttaaataaaattattaaaattttgacgtttattttgaagtaataCCCAAAATTGACAAGCGGCCGTTTTAATATCTTTATGGACTAGTCCATAAACAGATAGTTTGTGGACACTAAACGATATCATAAATcatgaattataatataatcgaacataaatgtttttaatgtctcaagttaaaaaatccagtcagtgccaattacgagacaaaaaacaccagtacttttcaattgtttcattgccaacagacacagtcattgttgatcacgctgtatataacggtattaggccgatatgggttataCAGGTGAGTCAATTGTGGagtatttctgaaattttcttagatgcaaccaaaaatactaattccaCTTACCTACCACTTGATACTgtgtttaatgtaaataataaattgaatcaaaattgcgtttttagctacaaacgtcaaaatgacaatgtaGGAAATTTAATCAGCAAAATGACAacgtaaaaagaaaattaacgtaaaaattgttcaagaTGCAATCCATTTTAGACTAAACACGCGTCAATCCTGTTCAAAAAGGACCTTTGAACGTTGTGTAATGTCTGGCGTTATGGCCATGCACTCATcaccacggcctcctagatatgACAAGAGACaagtctcttatccggccctGCGCGTCAGCAAAATGTTTGTGATTTCGAAATGACATTTAACGGGAGTACCTAAGCTCCCTCTTTTGAATCGAAGTTAAAAGCACAAAAATGTGTAATATTGGttgcatacttttttttaactcaaatCAAGCATTAAACCCTTGTTAATCGTTGCAGTAcctcttttattaaattttacagtgTGTAGTTTTCGTTGTTCTTGTTTTCTAATTGCATAAatggcaaaaaaaaagttgttaaaaaaattaatgctaGTAGGCAACCAATCGTGCACCGTACCGCAGCGCActcttcaaaacaaaaataatgccttGAACTACGAATGCGCACGGCCGGATAGACTAAAAGTCTATCGTtatatctaggaggccgtgctCATCACGAATTCTTTGAGTTCATCAATCGTAAGTACAGGTGTTTGATAGACTCTTTcccacaagaaaaaaatctaaaagcGCTGCTAGAACCCCATTACGTTGTTGTCTTgttcacttattcacatccaACTGTTCCAACAATAAGGGCtaactcaatttttttttaatttaaataaataaaaatgtgccTGCAATTTGGATACATCTGTAGATACAGATCTGCAGCGACCATGGGATTTTTACGGCATAAGTAACCCGTACATGAGAAACTATGTCCACTTTCTCATTGTTTGAGTCATGAGTTCATATAACCAAGTTTTAGCAAAACTGTCAAGACAAAGTTGACAATTCTCAAAGCAATGCAATCATGGAttgttttattcttttttaaattacaaatctaGTGAATGCtggaattagtatttttggttgcatcaaGACcatttcagaaataccccacaATTGACTCATACTGTATATCACGCGAGGTtgagatattgtaaaatcgaggcggagtcgagattttataattaaccgagtctgttatatccatatcggccgtatgttgttttatagttttctttataccaataatacttaacatttaacgatgatttatttgtaagactgacattgctctttacttcaaaaattaaatttagttgtcatttgtgccgtaaccgtagcaacggcagcaaaaataacggcctcggtctgataattttgaataacggcctagacTGTTATAGGtgtcatatcaatcaagcattgagtactgataaatcctaataacagtatggtataaagaaaattaattattttctaagtaattgttgatcttGATAGCATGGTATATcgcaaaaaaatcgaacaaatTCACAGACTGCAAGAAAAATGATGGATGTATGGGGCAAGGACCCATTTTGTTTTCTAGATTTGATAACattttaacccatttttttcagtttttcgaCAATCAATAAGAAAACAGGTGAAAATACACAGGATTccagataaaatttaataataaaataacgacATActcttttgtaaaaaatctgtCATTTGTACGTTGTACAGGAAGATTAACTTTCCAAGCTCAACTCTCCACTCTTATCCTCCACCAAGTGCTTTCGCATTTTGTGCATCATCAAATCCCTCTCTTTCCAATTCCTGTTGTTACAAAACTCGCACACGTACTTGGCCGCATCCGTGTGGTACCGCTGAATGTGTCGCCACAACGAATGCTGGTACTTAATCGCTTTACCACAATGCTCACGGCACAACCGCCGCGCATGTGGGTACTCAGCCTCGACGGTAgcttaaattttttgtcgcagATGTTACACGTGTACTTTTTGGGCTTGTGTACCAGCATGTGGTTCGAGAAATAGCGCCGGGTGCATATCTTCCCGCACAAATGGCACTGAACGCTGCTGTTGTGGTACTTCGAATGTAGATACCTAATGTGTTTCTCCAGCTGAGACTTGTTCTGAAACACCGTTTTGCACTGTTTACAGCTGTACGGTCTGTACAACGTTTTCTGATGCACTCTTAGATCGACGGCGGTGGGAAACAAGTGACCGCACAACTCGCAGATGGTACTTTCCTCCCCCAACTCCGAATGTGAGTGCTTCTCCAAGTGTCTGCGGAAGAGTGTCAACCATTTGTAGCTAATACCACACACTCCACACATGTAGGGCTGCTGCGGATCTACCTTAAACTTTTTGACTTCTTTGGTAGGCAGCTCCTCGTAAAGGACAGACACCTCTTTTGCAACTGTCTCATCTTTAGATGCAAGGTTTTGTACGATCAAATCCGACACCTCAATCTTCCCTTTGTGTCGTCTTGGAATTGGCATCTTCGGTTTGTTAGGGTAGGAGTATTCCAAAGATATACTCTCTACGGTCTCGACATTTTGTTTAATCAAATTCGTCACTTCACTCCTCGCTTTACCTGGTTTTGCAGGTTTCACCTTAGACGTGTTCACGCAGGCGTCATTCAATAACATTCTCTTCACGTGGTCGACCATGTTCGTGTTTCTGACTTTGGCAATATTCTGTTCGACCAAATCCATCACGTCAGTCTTCACTTTGTGAGTTTTTCCAGATTTCTCCTTCGATTTGTCCACTTTGGCGTAGTAGTCAAAAAACATCATATCCGCATTGTCGttcgtttttcttttgttcttGGCTTTGGCGACGATCACCAAATCGGCGTTTCGATTTATGACACCCTTCTTTTTCGCGACTATCTTTCGTAGCTTTTCTTCCGTCTCCAGCcatcttttttttaactggTGGCTGTAAACCAGCAATTCTGTAC comes from the Tenebrio molitor chromosome 9, icTenMoli1.1, whole genome shotgun sequence genome and includes:
- the LOC138137815 gene encoding uncharacterized protein isoform X2, whose amino-acid sequence is MYARWKKCGALNCKNNYDDNPNESYFYLPSNQVRRNKWLKKLNNPVLFTIDYRSLRNKFGVCGKHFETSQFQTSQRLKLNRNALPTIFDTADVKQGKTEPGVPEAIPVNGPNFIDKGVATDSDLQLIENHEILSNISQYGDYISTSLLPKETELSESDIDYDKAHLEPKSITQIWINEDENLNECPRLFGEFDGEFFNGCLPETQELPIEKPYFKSVKSYLLDSKSMTEVCRICFHAMTDEETIRLYGKMPEYETTRIKNMLKMVLPDLDMEIYPDAAVCIKCTELLVYSHQLKKRWLETEEKLRKIVAKKKGVINRNADLVIVAKAKNKRKTNDNADMMFFDYYAKVDKSKEKSGKTHKVKTDVMDLVEQNIAKVRNTNMVDHVKRMLLNDACVNTSKVKPAKPGKARSEVTNLIKQNVETVESISLEYSYPNKPKMPIPRRHKGKIEVSDLIVQNLASKDETVAKEVSVLYEELPTKEVKKFKVDPQQPYMCGVCGISYKWLTLFRRHLEKHSHSELGEESTICELCGHLFPTAVDLRVHQKTLYRPYSCKQCKTVFQNKSQLEKHIRYLHSKYHNSSVQCHLCGKICTRRYFSNHMLVHKPKKYTCNICDKKFKLPSRLSTHMRGGCAVSIVVKRLSTSIRCGDTFSGTTRMRPSTCASFVTTGIGKRGI
- the LOC138137815 gene encoding uncharacterized protein isoform X3 — its product is MYARWKKCGALNCKNNYDDNPNESYFYLPSNQVRRNKWLKKLNNPVLFTIDYRSLRNKFGVCGKHFETSQFQTSQRLKLNRNALPTIFDTADVKQGKTEPGVPEAIPVNGPNFIDKDSDLQLIENHEILSNISQYGDYISTSLLPKETELSESDIDYDKAHLEPKSITQIWINEDENLNECPRLFGEFDGEFFNGCLPETQELPIEKPYFKSVKSYLLVSDSKSMTEVCRICFHAMTDEETIRLYGKMPEYETTRIKNMLKMVLPDLDMEIYPDAAVCIKCTELLVYSHQLKKRWLETEEKLRKIVAKKKGVINRNADLVIVAKAKNKRKTNDNADMMFFDYYAKVDKSKEKSGKTHKVKTDVMDLVEQNIAKVRNTNMVDHVKRMLLNDACVNTSKVKPAKPGKARSEVTNLIKQNVETVESISLEYSYPNKPKMPIPRRHKGKIEVSDLIVQNLASKDETVAKEVSVLYEELPTKEVKKFKVDPQQPYMCGVCGISYKWLTLFRRHLEKHSHSELGEESTICELCGHLFPTAVDLRVHQKTLYRPYSCKQCKTVFQNKSQLEKHIRYLHSKYHNSSVQCHLCGKICTRRYFSNHMLVHKPKKYTCNICDKKFKLPSRLSTHMRGGCAVSIVVKRLSTSIRCGDTFSGTTRMRPSTCASFVTTGIGKRGI
- the LOC138137815 gene encoding uncharacterized protein isoform X1, encoding MYARWKKCGALNCKNNYDDNPNESYFYLPSNQVRRNKWLKKLNNPVLFTIDYRSLRNKFGVCGKHFETSQFQTSQRLKLNRNALPTIFDTADVKQGKTEPGVPEAIPVNGPNFIDKGVATDSDLQLIENHEILSNISQYGDYISTSLLPKETELSESDIDYDKAHLEPKSITQIWINEDENLNECPRLFGEFDGEFFNGCLPETQELPIEKPYFKSVKSYLLVSDSKSMTEVCRICFHAMTDEETIRLYGKMPEYETTRIKNMLKMVLPDLDMEIYPDAAVCIKCTELLVYSHQLKKRWLETEEKLRKIVAKKKGVINRNADLVIVAKAKNKRKTNDNADMMFFDYYAKVDKSKEKSGKTHKVKTDVMDLVEQNIAKVRNTNMVDHVKRMLLNDACVNTSKVKPAKPGKARSEVTNLIKQNVETVESISLEYSYPNKPKMPIPRRHKGKIEVSDLIVQNLASKDETVAKEVSVLYEELPTKEVKKFKVDPQQPYMCGVCGISYKWLTLFRRHLEKHSHSELGEESTICELCGHLFPTAVDLRVHQKTLYRPYSCKQCKTVFQNKSQLEKHIRYLHSKYHNSSVQCHLCGKICTRRYFSNHMLVHKPKKYTCNICDKKFKLPSRLSTHMRGGCAVSIVVKRLSTSIRCGDTFSGTTRMRPSTCASFVTTGIGKRGI
- the LOC138137815 gene encoding uncharacterized protein isoform X4: MALIQSGKFLDSDLQLIENHEILSNISQYGDYISTSLLPKETELSESDIDYDKAHLEPKSITQIWINEDENLNECPRLFGEFDGEFFNGCLPETQELPIEKPYFKSVKSYLLVSDSKSMTEVCRICFHAMTDEETIRLYGKMPEYETTRIKNMLKMVLPDLDMEIYPDAAVCIKCTELLVYSHQLKKRWLETEEKLRKIVAKKKGVINRNADLVIVAKAKNKRKTNDNADMMFFDYYAKVDKSKEKSGKTHKVKTDVMDLVEQNIAKVRNTNMVDHVKRMLLNDACVNTSKVKPAKPGKARSEVTNLIKQNVETVESISLEYSYPNKPKMPIPRRHKGKIEVSDLIVQNLASKDETVAKEVSVLYEELPTKEVKKFKVDPQQPYMCGVCGISYKWLTLFRRHLEKHSHSELGEESTICELCGHLFPTAVDLRVHQKTLYRPYSCKQCKTVFQNKSQLEKHIRYLHSKYHNSSVQCHLCGKICTRRYFSNHMLVHKPKKYTCNICDKKFKLPSRLSTHMRGGCAVSIVVKRLSTSIRCGDTFSGTTRMRPSTCASFVTTGIGKRGI